A genomic window from Bubalus bubalis isolate 160015118507 breed Murrah chromosome 11, NDDB_SH_1, whole genome shotgun sequence includes:
- the LOC112587877 gene encoding inactive ribonuclease-like protein 9 has protein sequence MHRNRRHSLTVDITPLLYSFQGNMGTLINTLPLFLLFLLLKPLQFELITDGSLTDKEFEEHLDGTSPTRAPTKELFKAHVIIDRKRPLHEPTYCSDEMKIKNIHRRLYCVKEHFFLQASYEDIEKICHNTFMSCGEEVGTCYSSQKKIKAVHCVLTSGIKMPDCEYTSSYEKGWVFITCRWQNDIREIIPESVVGMLTSTGKVPSPYHS, from the coding sequence ATGCACAGGAACAGAAGGCACAGCCTCACAGTGGACATAACTCCTCTCTTGTATTCCTTTCAGGGAAATATGGGGACTCTGATCAACACGCTGCCCCTGTTTCTGCTCTTCCTGCTCCTGAAGCCTCTGCAATTCGAGCTGATAACTGATGGTTCTTTAACAGATAAAGAATTTGAAGAGCATTTAGATGGTACAAGTCCTACCAGAGCACCTACCAAGGAATTATTCAAAGCCCATGTCATTATTGATCGTAAAAGACCATTACATGAACCAACATACTGTAGCgatgaaatgaagataaaaaatattCACCGGAGGCTTTATTGTGTTAAGGAACATTTCTTCCTTCAAGCATCGTATGAGGACATTGAAAAGATCTGTCATAACACGTTTATGTCCTGTGGCGAAGAAGTTGGGACTTGTTACTCgagccagaaaaaaataaaagcagtgcaTTGTGTTTTAACAAGTGGGATCAAGATGCCAGATTGTGAATACACTTCCTCTTATGAGAAGGGATGGGTCTTTATCACTTGCCGATGGCAAAATGATATCAGAGAAATTATCCCTGAATCTGTGGTTGGTATGTTGACATCCACCGGGAAAGTACCTTCCCCCTACCATTCTTAA